The window TGGAAGGTCCGATTCCCAATATTAAAGCCTTCAAAGATGCTCCTAGAGAGGCTTTTACAAATAATAAAGCTTTGTGTGGCAATGCTGCAAAAAGTTTGCCCTCTTGCAATTCGTCAGTGATAGAGAAGAGGAATACTAAAAAGAAACACAAGGTCATCATTTATTTCTTACTTCCTATTTTGAGTGCAATGCTTCTACTATCCATAGTTATAGGAATTGCTtgggtttttcaaagaaagaccaagaaaaagatagaaatggGACAAACGGAAAGAATTGATCAGAGAGATCTATTCGCAATATGTAACTATGATGGTAGAATTGTGTATGAAAATATCATTGAGGCCACAGAGAACTTTGATGACAAGCACTGCATTGGGAAGGGAGGATATGGAAGTGTTTACAAAGCAAATTTATCTACTGGTCAATTGGTAGCTgtgaagaagcttcatccagtACAAGAGGATGCTGACATGGTCAACAAAAAACAGTTTACAAATGAGATTCGTGCATTAACTGAAATACGACACAAAAACATTGTGAAATTGTATGGTTTTTGTTCACAAGCACGAcactcatttttggtttatgagTATTTGGAAAGGGGAAGTTTGGCAAAGATCCTAGGAGATGCAGAGAGGGCAACGGAGTTTGATTGGATCAAGAGAATAAGTGTAATCAAAGGTGTGGCCAATGCACTATCTTACATGCACAATGATTGCTCACCACCAATAATTCATAGAGATATATCTGGTAGCAATATTTTGTTGGATTCAAAGTATGAGGCTCATGTGGCAGACTTCGGCATTGCAAGGCTTCTAATGCCCGATTCAAGTAATTGGACTTCACTTGCAGGCACTTATGGCTATCTTCCTCCAGGTAATGCATTTATTTCTTTTACGTAAGACACAAAATCCTATATTTCTCAATAATGCCaacttaattaataataatatagttggattcctttgtttctttattCAGGTTATCATAATTTGATCGATTTTGCAAATATAtgacttttattttatttttttttatgaatatttttatagaaaaaaatttAGCATCGAAGTTATAATtcctttttataaaaaaaaaatttattttgtatttgatttttttttggtaaatgctTTTATAGAGAGAGTTTGACATTGATATGTTGTAATAACTTTTTTTCTTGTACAAATTTTTTATAGAAAACTTCTAGTAGTGATTATTTataattcatttatttttaaattttttgattgttatgatgatataaTATATCTCGTAATTTCTATAGCTTAGTTTCAAAGGGTTTACTGACGTATTACAAGTCTAACAAATGCGACTCTCGTTCAATCATTTATTCCAAGTCATCAACAACTAAGGTATTCTCTATAAATGTATTATAATGTCTAAGAAACATCCATAACAAAGATTGACTAACTTTCTTTTTCACAGAGTGTGCTTATACAATGAAGGTGACAGAAAAGTGTGATGTGTATAGTTTTGGTGTGGTAACAATAGAAACACTAATGGGAAGGCACCCTGGTGAGCTCCTTTCATCTttatcactgtcatcatcatcagctaTGCAGACCATGATGTTGAAAGATATTTTGGATCAACGGCTCCCTCTTCCCATAGCTGAAATTTATGGAGCGGTGGTTTCTATTGTAAAAATGGCATTTACATGCTTGGATGCTAATCCCCAATCTCGACCAACCATGAAACATGTGTCTCATGAGCTATCATCTCACAAGCCATTTTTTATTGAGTCATTTCACACAGTCTCATTAGGAGAATTATTGCATGGAGGAAAAGTACTCAAGTAGATTCAAGCTCGTCTTTCTTGCTAGAGACATTCAATATGTGATTAATATATCAAATATAATCCTtattatgtttctttcttttttgtctaATAATCTTAGCATTTTTTCAAGACGAAGTTATGTGCCAAATATATTTTAGTtgttgttttcattgtaattttacaTACTACTGCTAAGAAAGTGGAAATCTAATGATTCTTCTATGTCCAAtcgtttctttcattttctttcttccacAGAATGTTTATTCATATCATTAAAGTTATTCAGTTTCTCTATTTTGTATTGGACTTTAGGAGTTGCCAATCGGCAAAGAGAGCAAATCTTCTTTGCCATCTCCTCAATTTTGATTGAGAGAGAGTGGAAAATGCAATGTCTAATGGTCCCCCAGGCTATGTTCTAGGGTCTTCAAAAGGAATAGGAAATAATAGTTTTCGAAATAGCAGATTGATCGACAGAGTAAAAGAAACAAATTCTCACTTTATGCTAGCTCTTTTGCCCCAAACTGGCAGCTCATTGCTAACTATGGGAACCATCTTAATGGGTATATTTGGTGTCTTTGGGACACCTCCAAATTTACTATTACTGCCCTATCGCAATCGACGAATCAATACATTCATCTTGTTGTTTATAATTCTCAACATAATATGAATTTCTATTTAACTGTTGTTTATGCTTCAAATGATGCAAATGATAGACTTACCCTATGGCCAAATGATGTAGAGAAGATTTTTAGAGAATTCCTTGATCGGTTGGACCGACAGAAGTTGACCCGATCAGGTCGAAGGTATTAACTTTCCATCTCAACTTTCGAGGGTCATAACTTTTTCGTTAGGATGGAGTTATGGGAGCCATAATATGTTTTCGAAAATGGAATTCAGTATTCTACAGgaaattttattcaatttattaaTTGGACTGAAGTTTCAGAACCAAATTCACACATTTATTGGTGCAGCCTCCAAAGTTGTATGTGATTTTAGAATagtattttcctattttttttttctatattatttcatttcttgttttacttaggtttccttttcctttataaTTCAACCTCCTTATATAAGGGTTGTTGTggacaaaataaaatcatcttGAGTTTATGAATCAAATTGCTTTGTTTGCTCTTCTTTCTCATTGGAATTAATGTTTTGGTTACCTTGAGGATTCGAGGGTCATGAGTGCTAAAACGACATCTAACCCCTATACTTCCCTACTGCATCATTGGACCTCAAAAACTTAGTTCCAAATTTGAATGATTGTGCTTGGGGATTCTTGGTGATTTTAGTGTTGTCCGGTCCTCTCTTGAAAAACAGGGGGTGACCCAACCAATTCAAACTAGGTGGATGCCTTTAACAATTGCATGCATTGATGATCTGGGAATGGCTGACCTTAAGTTGTCTGGGAGTTTATATACTTGGAATAATAGAAGGATACGAGATTCTCGCATTTTATGCAAATTGGATAAAGTGTTGGTCAATGACAAGTGGTTTGATGTTTATAGCTGTTTTTAAACTTCACTTTGGAAATCAAAGCCTATCTGACCATAGCCAATCCAACCTTACCTATCCTTTGGTCCCAAACCCTTCAAATCATTCAAAATGTGGACCTCCCATACTGATTTCCTTAGAGTTGTTAAAAAGGGTTGGAGCTAGCCGGTTACCCCTAATTGCCCTCCCCTCTTCATCCTTGCTTAGAGACTCAAGAATGGAAAGAAATATTTATGAAGTTGGAATGATGAAACCTTCAGAAATTTTGACAATTGTATCCTCCAATGCTCCTGAGATCTTAATTCAATCCAACTATCTCTTCAACATGATAATTTCAACATGCATCTCCCTGCCCCTTAAGGAAAAGAATCTCTTTTCCAAACTCACCTCCCGTCTTGCCAACAGAGAGAGCTTGGTCAAGCAGAAATATAGAATCATTTGGCTTAAGTTTGGAGACTCTAATACTAGCTTCTTCCACAGAATATCCTTCAAGTATTATATTAATTCCAACACCATATCCTCCGGCCTTAAAGTTAGAAATGGTGCCGTCTTGAATTTTGTTGAGGAAATTAAACATGAGATTGTGGACTATTTCAAGGACCTATTCTACCCTACTTATCTCCAAGCtaattttctcttcccttcctgTAGACAAAATCCTTTCCAATGAGCAAAAAAACTCTACTAGAGCTCCTCTCTCCCTCAAGGAAATAACTATAGCCATTAAGTCCTAAACGCTAAATAAGTCTCCTGACCCGAATGCTTCACTGTCgaattcttcctttctttctggGACATTGTAAGAGATGATCTATCAAAACCATCTAGACCTTCTTCACCGATCTTACTCAGAGTTAGTTGGTTAAACTAGAGCTTTATCTATCTCATCCCAAAGAGTCTAGGCCCAAAATTTGTTCTTGATTTTATGTCGGAGATATGGCAATGGgattgtcattgttgtcaagaTCGATCAATACACTCAAATAGTGGTAATCCAATGCTCAGTACAATCAGCTATATATGTATGAGAAATGTTATTGATGATGTGGCACTAGGCAATATTGGAATGATGTAAAGGTGACATAGCAGTGTTCACGATAGTATCCACAATTGTCTGACAAGTTTGACAGTGTTTTCTGATGATGCGCATTGTTTACAAGTGTTTCCAACAATGTTTTACATGCCAGGGGCATTCTAGTAATTTTGCATAGTGTTCCGATATGGCCTGGTATGTTATTGGTGATTATTGAGGTGTTTAGTGGTTTCAGGTGTTTtgaaagtgtttggttgtgtcgGAGCTTAGATGCCCAGGGGCATTATTATAATTTTGCATATGTTCTGACATGCCACAGTATGGATTGGTATGTTTCTGCTAGTTATTGATATGTTTGACATGGCAGTCAGTTTCAGATGGGTTTAGTATGGTTACggttagggctgcaacagggtcgggttgggccgggctttatagaaccctagcccaatcctaagtccccttagctgggcctaaGCCCGACCCCACCCTAacttagggccagaaaaatccaagcACGACTCGCCCTcggggtcgggccgggccgaccctaattggccccGATCATGAggaggggaaagaaatgcatgggttggaatgggtgggaagaacttattaattttacataaaataaaaatataataaattatattataacacttattgtcttcatatatagtatattatataaaaaatgtgggtgaaatttaaagttcataatgtataaattatatcaatatatattttataatataacttaaaTCGAGGTCGGTAGGGAGtcaagcttagctcgaggcctcaaccctaacccgacccgacctaaCTCAGGGCGAAGttttcagccctgacccgccctcgagggccaaatatctcagcctgAGACTCTGTTCGGGCTCGGGCGGGCAGGGCGGGTTCGGTCgggaggccaaacttgcacccctaattacGGTAGTTGTGTATACCTCAAGGGTGTTTTCGTAATTTTTCACATGCTCTAGACTCTAGTATTGTTGATGATGGGTACAGATGGTCCATGAAGTGATCTGTTTCAACATGATTTAGTATGTGCCAGTTATGCAACGGATGATGTATGGATGTGGGTGCATGTGTCATGCATGATAGAGGCATACATACATGTTGCATGATGTACATCAATGATGATGAGCAAAAACTATTGATGACCATGACTATTTGGTCAGTAGATTGGAAATGGCCTCGGTGATGATGATCTTCATATGGATGACGTGCATGCAACCTAGTTGATGGGGTTGCTTTGAATTGATTGTAGTATTGATGTGGGACCTACAAAATACCACGTGGCAAGGTGACAAGGTGCCAGCCTTAGTGGCAAAAAGTCCAAGTCAAATTGCCCAGCTGGGCATGCATGCAGTAATGGTGGCAGCATAGATGTTATAATGATATTGTATTGCAATGGATGATATGCATGTAAAAAATGGATCAGTTGTGTATGACATGGCATACCGTCGATCATGTATGTATGTGACCGCTGATGTGGTAGCTTGGTGTGAGGTGACTTAGGTGTCAAAGCATGACAGGCCAAGTGGCTGCAACACATGGCCGCAGCCAGCCACAAGTACATAACACAAGGGTTGTTGGCCAGACACAACAAATGGGCAGCCAGGAGCTTTCATGGGGCCAAATGGGTCATATTGCTTGGCATGGCCGTGGCACATTGGTGGGCACGCCCATGGTAGCTCGAAGGTGGCTTGGAATGGGGCTTGGACTGAAAGTCACTTACCTCATGAATTTTCGTGATTCAACGATGTCTCATTCTGAAAAAccataaaaaacataagaacTACCTTGAGGAAGGGTGGGGTGCCTCATCCCCCTTGGTGTCATAGCTCTTAACATGACATCATAGTAAGCCACAAGCATCAACAAGGCTATTACTAGCAAGGCACAGTGTGCAAGGTTGGCCTGGCCACGCATGCACAATATCACAGGTACTCCATGAGTGGATATTATGGGCAGACACTCGAAGTCGAAGTGGGTGaaatatatttcttttataGGTTTGGTTACCGATGGGGACCACGAGCTAGTGGAAGGCACTATCGTGGCACACTGTTGCGGAAGCACTCAAGATTTTTGTCCAAAGCTTgagaaatatgagaaaaatacaAGTTgcctctctcaagtctcaatagAAAACCTTCATTCTCATCATCAAAACCCCTTCCCCAAAGCATATAGAGAATCCCTAACCTTGTGGAGACAACTAGCTCTTGCAATGGTTGATGATGTGACAAAGATTGAAGTAATTCTTCAAGAAACCCTTGCTCTTGAGCAACTTTGTTGAGATTCAGGAGACCTAAGCCTTACTACTTTTCCTTTCttgaaaagaaaaccccaaagaaTAATCTCCCAAAGGGAAACCCTCTCCtcactctctcttttcctcttccccCCAAATCTCAGTTTTCTCAAAATCCACACACTAGCTTTTTCATATAAAACCAAGtggtcacatgaccacttaacatCTACATGAGTGGGCCTGAGAAAATGGGCCTGGACAGCCCACAGCCCACATACAACAACTCGGTCCTTCCATTGCCTAGATCAACAAGATCCATGAGACGGGCAAGAAAGTGGACAAAAAGCTTCGCATGTTCTCAAGTCCAAAGGTTGAAAAACCATCTcaggtaagggtgttaaacggttcgatttggtttaaaccgtttaattaaatggggtcaaattagaaaccataatcgaaccatttattaaacagtttcacAGTTTCTGttttaaatggttcgatttggTAAACGCTTCTGTTAActtttggcacatttatgtacatttaagagtattaaatggttcggttcgatttaaaTCATTTACGTAAACggcctcaattttgaaactataaccgaaccatttattaaacggttttatagtttcagtttcgatttgattttgacacccttctTAGGATTCTCAATCCTATGTCGTTCCAACCAACAAGACCAATCGAAAGTTCAAAACTGCCCGATTAAATCCAATACCTGATTGATTGGCTATTATTTACTGCATTTCGATTTTaggatatttatttttttagttaatCGATTAATCTCGGTCCGAGCTAACTAATCTTGCATACCAATCGATTAGGATCAAATGCACAAATCCTTCCACAATTCAACCAATTAAGATCGATTAACTTATTAACCTATCCTAATATATTTTGTAACAAtgtgggagagggtttcctacacTGCCTGAGTGCAGTTTCGGACAAATAAGGGAACCCCTTTAGAATCTAGCAAAAGGAATAAGAATATTTATGACATATTTTGCAAAAATATGAGCTTTGAGGACCAATTTATATAATCCGTGGGTTTCAATCACGAGGCTCGAAGGTTCAATTAATACTAAACCAtggttacccaaaaaaaataaaattaatactaatccatacttttttttgggggggttgaCAAAGAACCTGGCCCACCCTTCAAGTAGACCAGACAAACCCTATGCCTTTGGAAGACCTTGCAACCCACATGGACCAGGAAAGCATTGGCCTTAAAGAACCATGGGACCTCGAGTGGATCACCTCAAGGGGTGTAGAACAGGGAatttaggaattggtatcggatgTGGGATCGATCACAACTGATATCAATTCGGATCAGCCCGTATTGGATGGATTTACTCTTGAATTTGTTTGAAAATTAGTATTTGTAACAATTTGACTCTTGGTTTGTACTGATCCACTGATATGGGATTGCTCAGGAATCAATATAGCCCCTGCCAATACCGATGCAAATCGGCAATCTGATACCCATTCCTCTAATCAAGGTGTAGAAAAGTAGAACTCATGATCTCTGCCTATTGACGCATGGTCTCTTGtttatcaaaacaaaacaaaaaaaaaaaaaaaaaaaaaaaaaaaaaaagattaaccTATACATCTTCCCTCGAAGATGGGGACCAATATTTAGCTTGAATCCGGACCTGCTGATCCAATCAAAACTAGCAATGTCCAATCCAAGCCACTGATTGCAGAGTAGTAGTCTTTAAATCTGGCACCaaatttaagggtgtcaaaggATGGACCAAAATTGATCTGTTAAGCTCGAACCAAATCAAAGCGAATCTTTATCGGGTTGGGGTTTTATGGAAACAGTATAAATCGAAATCAAACTAGCTCGATCGAATGTACCAATCAAAACTGTAAAGGAGGACGGAACCCGATAAAAAACCGAGACTCCATTGATAGTAACTCGATAAGAAACcgaaaaccccccaaaaaaatcccaTTGATTGCCCTATGTATATATGTAAAACCGAAAATAGACCGGATTGAACTTGATAGTAGTCCGATAACAAAAAGTTGATAAGGAAGTGGATTGAAAACGGATCTTTCATAACGGTTTGGTTCCAAGTTGGCCTAGTAACAAACTAAACCCGATTCGACTCAATCGAGAAACCAGATGGAAAATCGATAACAAAAAATCGATAAtgaaccagaccaaaccagatcaaaactgaaaatgaaattctataatggtttggtttcaagtTAACATAACAATAGACCAAAATGGATTCAACCCCATAAAAACCAGACCGAACTGCATATTGACACACTTTTAATGAAATTGAAGGGGTTTCCTCACATGCACATGGGTTAagactagggctgcaacaaggtcaGGTTGGGTcaggctttataaaaccctagcccaaccctgagtccccttagttgggctcaggcctgacccaaccctaactcagagcttggaaaatccaaccttgactcGTCCTCAGGattgggccgggctgaccctgattgaccctgatcgtggggaggggaagggagatgcatgggctggaatggaccgaggagaaaattatcaattttatataaaataatgctataataaaatgtattacgtcatttattttttttatatataatatattatataacaaaatatgggtgacatttaaagtataatatataaattatatctattttttgatagaaaatatataaattatattaatatatatttaatagtaaaacttaaaacagggtcaggCCGGGCTAGGCCAAGCTCAGACTGAtacctcaaccctggcccaacccaaccttgactcaaggctagaaattttcagccctgatCCGCCCTCAAGACCAAGATATCTCAATCCAAACCTTGTTCAGGCTTAGGGTAGGCTAGGGCGGATTCGGGCCGAaagagccaaacttgcacccctgaCTTAAAGACACATTTTTTAAGTTCTTGTGTGTGCGTGTGAATTTGAGTGCAGACTTGGCGCGTAGTAATTTGCTTTTCTGTCTTCTACTGTGGAAGACTGGAACTCTGGAAGTCCAAGTCCGTGTGGTGCACGAGGTTGCTTGGGCTTGACTCTGCTTCACACACATTCTGGAGTAAGGCGAGAGAACAGGTAGGAGCAGTACCGTACGTCCACATTAATAGTACTTACGTAGAAGTCAAAAAGACTAAAGTCAAAGAACCGCGTGAGCATGGCGTGGGAGGGAGTGAGATTCGTGATTAATAGAAGCGCGTTACACGTGCAAGCTTCTCATAGGTGCATACGATAAATACAAGCTGCACCCCAATATCTTGGCTGAACGGTGGGTCAGGGGTTTGGACTTGGGACCATGGTTTAAAGGTATCGAAAATCGGATCGATCTCAGCCGATATCGATCCGGATCACTTCGAATCGGTCTGAATTGAATGGAAAAGCCCTTGCTGTTTGTttataaaaattgaattttattaCTTGTTTACCTTGAAATCGTTCTAGTGGATCGGTATCGGATCAATAAATATTTGGGATTGGCCTCGTTTGATACGGATCCAATCTCAAGATTGAACCATGGTTAGGATTACTTGCTATTCATAAATAATTAAAGCGAGAACGTTTTTTGTACCGCAGCGTAGCTtgtgcccaagcacatgggcagcttgtgcccaagcacatgggcaaCTTGTGCAGGGGGGCAAGGTAATCATTGCgctcacccccatgtgcctgggctcAAACTACGCTacagcatagagaacattctccctactCAGCTCGCTTATACCACGTGTGACCACGCAACTGAAAGCTCGCTCATATCTTCTTTATAGTTTGC is drawn from Telopea speciosissima isolate NSW1024214 ecotype Mountain lineage chromosome 1, Tspe_v1, whole genome shotgun sequence and contains these coding sequences:
- the LOC122657269 gene encoding MDIS1-interacting receptor like kinase 2-like isoform X1, giving the protein MLLLSIVIGIAWVFQRKTKKKIEMGQTERIDQRDLFAICNYDGRIVYENIIEATENFDDKHCIGKGGYGSVYKANLSTGQLVAVKKLHPVQEDADMVNKKQFTNEIRALTEIRHKNIVKLYGFCSQARHSFLVYEYLERGSLAKILGDAERATEFDWIKRISVIKGVANALSYMHNDCSPPIIHRDISGSNILLDSKYEAHVADFGIARLLMPDSSNWTSLAGTYGYLPPECAYTMKVTEKCDVYSFGVVTIETLMGRHPGELLSSLSLSSSSAMQTMMLKDILDQRLPLPIAEIYGAVVSIVKMAFTCLDANPQSRPTMKHVSHELSSHKPFFIESFHTVSLGELLHGGKVLK